The Candidatus Aminicenantes bacterium DNA window GTCCGCAACGCCCGCCTGCGCAATCTGCGCTCGGTCACGGCGGAGCTCCTGACCGGCGCCCTCAACGCGGTCTGCGGGCCGGCCGGGTCGGGAAAATCCACCCTCGTCCGTGAGGTCCTGGCCGCCCGCCTGCGGACCGGCGCTTTCGGGCCGGGCCTGGATGCCGACGGTGTGGACGTCCCCTTCCCCCGCTTCCGGCTCATCGAGATCGACCAGACGCCGATTGGACGGACGCCGCGCTCCAATCCCGCTACATACACGGGAGTCTCGGACCGGATCCGGGATCTTTTCGCGGCCTCGCCGGAGGCGGTCGCCCGCGGCTTCGGGCGCGGCCGCTTCTCCTTCAACACCCCCGGCGGCCGCTGCGAGCGATGCCTGGGCGCCGGCTGGGAATCGGTGGGCATGCATTTCCTGGGCGACGTGGACGTTCCCTGCCCGGCCTGCGAAACGCGCCGCTTCAATCCGGCGACCCTCGAAGTCAAAGTCCGCGGCCGGGACATCCACGAAGTCCTGGAGATGACGGTCGACGAAGCCGCCGTCTTCTTCCCCGAGCCCGAGCGGCTCTCCCGCGACCTCGGCTGGATGTCGCGCCTGGGCCTGGGATATCTCAAGCTCGGGCAAAGCTCCACCACCCTGTCCGGCGGCGAAGCCCAGCGGGTCCGGCTGGCCGCGGAGCTGATGCGCCCCGAAACCGGGACCATGATCTTCCTCCTCGAGGAGCCGACGACGGGCCTCCACCGGCGGGATACAGACGCGCTGCTGACCGCCCTGGACGATCTCGTCCGCCGCGGGCACACCGTCATAGCCATCGAGAACGATCCCTGGTTCTTGAAGTCCGTCGATCGGCTGATCGAGCTGGGGCCAGGATCGGGCCCGGACGGCGGATCAATCGTCTTCGCCGGCCGGCCGGCGGACGCGGCCTGCCGGGCCGATTCGCCCATAGGCCGATCGCTGGCCGGCCTGTTCGCGGCACCGAAGGACGCGCCTCGGCCGATAGCCCCGCGCCGCACGAAATCGGTCCGGACCGAGACGGCCCGGGAGCCGATCTGCCTGACCGGCGTCACCACGCATAACCTGCGCTCGATCCGGGCGGAATTCCCGTTCGAGAAGCTGACGGTCGTCGCCGGGCCCTCGGGAAGCGGCAAATCGTCGCTGGCCTTCGACACCCTGTTCGCCGAATCCCGGCGCTGCTTCCTGGAGAGCTTTTCGACCTATGTCCGGGACCGCCTGGATCCCGGCGAAAAAGCCGATTTCGAATCGGCCCGGGGATTGACGCCGCCCCTGGCCGTGGGCCCCCGGACGGCCGGACGCCATCCGCGGTCCACGGTGGGAACGATGACCGAGATCCACGACTACGCCCGGCTGCTTTATTCGCGGGCGGGCCGGGACGAAGCGGGGAACGAACCGCCCGGGCTGTCGGCGGCGCATTTCTCCTTCAACACCGAGGAGGGCGCCTGCCCCTGCTGCGGCGGCCTCGGCCGGCTCGCGGCCGCCGACCCGGAAGCTTTGATCACCGACCCCGCAAAGCCGCTCGTCGACGGGGCTATGAACGGGACGAAGACTGGACGCTTTTATGGCGATCCCTTCGGCCGCCATATCGCCGCGCTGAAGGCCGCCGGTATGGCCGCCGGAATAGATTTCAGCCTCCCCTACCAGGCGCTCAGCCCGGAAGCCCGGCGCTTGGCTTTTCGAGGCACGGACGATACCGTTTATGACATCGTCTGGTCCTATAAGCGCGGAAATCGCCAGGGCGATTTTAATTTCCGCGGCCCCTGGCCGGGATTCGCCGGCTTGATCGAGGAGGAATACGCCCGCAAGCACGGGGATTCGCGCGGCGAATCCCTGAAGATGTTCCTGCAAAACGCCCCCTGCCCGGAATGCGGCGGCCGCCGGTTGAAACGAGAAGCCCTAGCGGTGACCTTCGGCGGACTCTCCCTGCCCGGGTTCAGCGCTTTAAGCATCGAGGACGCCGAAGCCCGGCTTTCCGAAAATGAAGTCCTCGATACGCTGGGACCGAAAGCCCGCGCGGCTGCCGAAGCCCTTTGGCCCGAGATTCTCCGCCGCCTGGGACTTCTGCGGCAGGTCGGCCTGGGCTATCTGTCGCTCGACCGGCGAGCCGAGACTCTATCCGGCGGAGAGCATCAGCGCCTCCGCCTGGCCTCCCTTTGGGGCGCCCGGCTGACGGGCGTCACCTTCGTGCTCGACGAGCCGACCCGGGGACTCCACGCCCGCGATACCGAGCGCCTGATCAGCTCGCTCCGCGGGCTGGTCGGGGCGCGCAACACCGTCGTGGTCGTTGAACACGACCTCGACGTCATCTCGGCGGCCGATCAGGTCATCGAGCTCGGTCCCGGGGCGGGCAAGGCCGGCGGGCTCATCACGGCGCAGGGCTCGCCCGCCGCTCTGCGAGCCGATCCCGCCTCCTCCACCGGACACGCTTTGCGGTCGGCCGGGAATCGTCCGGCTCCCCTGCCGGCCGATCCGGCGCCCGGGTTGATCGTTCGCGGCGCCCGGGCCAACAACCTGCACAGGATCGACGTCGAGATACCGGCCCGGGCCCTGACCGTCGTCAGCGGCGTCTCCGGCAGCGGCAAATCCAGCTTGGTCAAAGGCGTCCTGCTTGCGACCGCCGAGGCCGGGCGGCCCATCGAGTGTCTCTCCGTCGAAGGCTTGTCCCGGTACGCTCAAGTCGTTTCCGTGGGCCAGGAGCCTCTCGGCGCAAGTCCGCTGGCCACGGCGGCCACCTATTTGCGGGTCTTCGACCAGATCCGCGGCCTGTTCGCGGAGACAGATGACGCGAGGCGCCTGGGCTTGGGCAAGAGGCATTTTTCCTACCTCACCGCCGCCGGACGCTGTCCCGCGTGCGAAGGCTCGGGGGTCATCAGGCCGGGACTCGATTTTCTGGCCGAGACGGAAGCGATCTGCCCTTCCTGCGCAGGCCTGCGCTATCGGCCGGAGGTCCTCGAAGCCCGATGCCAAGGGCTTACGATCGCCGACGTCCTGGCGCTGCCCCTTGAGAAGGCCGGCCTCGTTTTTGAGGATCGGCTTGTGCGGGACGCCGTCCGGGCGGCCGGGGAAACGGGGCTGGGATACCTGCAGCTCGGCCGGACGCTGGACACGCTCTCGGACGGAGAGGCCCAGCGGCTGAGGTTGACGGAGGCGCTCATGAAGCCTTCCCCCGGCGAGACTCTTTATCTTTTCGACGAGCCCACGGCCGGACTTCAGGCGGCGGAAGTCGAGGGGTTGGCGAGAATTTTCGCCGGGTTACTTGGCCGAGGCCATACCCTGGTTGCCGTCGAGCACGACTTGGACCTTATCGCCAGGGCTTATCGGATCATCGATCTGGGCCCGGAGGGCGGGAACGCGGGCGGCCGGATCGTCGCCATCGGCACGCCCTCGGAAGTGGCGGCCGCGGCAGACTCGGCCACCGGAGCTGCCTTGCGGCGTCGATTCGGGTACGGTCAGAACGCGCCCAATTGACAGTGCCGGATGGGGACGCCCAACGAGTCGGCGACATAGCCAGCCTGGATGCGGTCGACGCCGAACCGTTCGGCTTCCCGCCAGATCGCCAGGCACGACAGATCGCCGCGGCCGTCGCGTGCCGCGAGCAGCGCTTCCTTCAAGCCGGAGGGGATGGGACGCTCGGTAGCGCCGGCGGCGGCCCAACCCTTGGCATGCCCAGGGAAGCCGAACAGGCCGAGCTGGCAGCGGGTCAGACGGATGGCCAGCGCGTCGGCCGTGCGCCCGACGTCGCCCGGGCCGACTCCCAAGCGCCCCGCGGCGTCGAAAGCGGCCTGACAAGGCAACAGCCCGCTTTCCAGGCGGCCGCGAAAGTCAGCAGCGATCGCCGGATCGGCCGTCAAGTCGGGAGGTAGCTTTTTATCGTCGAGGGCCATGGAAGTCTCCTTGCCCCCTATCCTAGACGAGCCGTCCCGGCGCGTCAATAAACCCTGTTAATACTGAGCGGCGCTTCATCCCCCGATTTTAAAATCGGGGTTCGAGCGCCGCGAACGTGCCGGATCGGACCCCGCGTGGCCGTGCTATAATACAGCCTGTTCTCCGACCCGCGCGTCCTAAAGGCGAACCCAAGGCGCCCGGGCGAAGCGCCGGCTTCGGCCGGCCAAGGCCTGGAGGGAAACGTCCCGGCCTCCCGCATCGGAAAGGAGACATCATGCCGATCAAGACGATGCGCCGGATCGCCGGCGCGGCAGCCATCCTGGGAGCGTCCCTGGCGCTCCTTCCCGTCGCCGGGCACGCGAGCGCCATCGGCCAATCGCCCCTCGCCTTCACCGATGCGGCTGGACGCCAAGTCAAGCTGGCCGGCCCTCCCCGCCGGATCGTGGTCATCGGCGACGGCCCCTACATTCTGGCTCATCTGCTGTATATGTTTCCCGAGGGCCGGGCCCGGATGATCGCCATGGAGAGGAAAGGACGAACGGCCAGCGAATTCCTTCCGCTCGTCGATCCCGAATTCGCCAAGAAGACGTTCCTCGATCCCAACCCTGGCCCGGAACAGATCGCGGGGCTCCATCCCGACCTCGTCCTGACCCGCGGCTCCGTTCCCGATCCCAAGGCCGAATCGCTGGCCGCGATCGGCATCCCGGTCGCCCAGCTCGGCCTGGAAACCCCGGCCGAGTACGAGCGCGACTTGAAGACGCTCGGCCTCCTGCTCGACAATCCCAAACGGGCTGAAGAGATCGCAGCCTACTACCGGGGCCGGCGGACGGCCGTCGAATCCGGTCTGGCCGGCCTCGCCGACGCGGCTAAGCCGCGCGTTCTCCTGGCCATGGCCATCGCCCGGGCCGGCAAAGTCGCCGTTCAAGTGCCGGCCCGCAGCTGGATGCAGACGCTTCAAGTTCAGGCTGGGGGGGGGCTCCCGGTCTGGCTCGATTCCGCCCATCCGGCAACCGGCTGGACGGTCATCAATCTGGAACAGATCGCGGCCTGGAATCCGGACCAGATCTATATCGTCTTCTGGCATTCCATGGATCCCGGCAAGGCCTTGGAAGACTTCAAGGCCGATTCGCGCTGGGCGGCCTTGAAGGCCGTTCGGGTAGGCCGCTTGATGGCTTTCCCCGCCGACATCTACGGCTGGGACACGCCGGATCCGCGCTGGATTCTCGGCCTGACCTGGCTGGCCGCTCGGATTCATCCGGATAAATTCCCAAGCTATGATGCCGGCGCCGAAATGGACCTCTTCTACGGCACTCTCTACGGGATGAATCACGCGGAGGTGGAAGCCAAGATCAAGCCCGCGGTCAAGACGGATCTGCGCTGAAGGGGCCTGGATGAAACGAGCGTTCGCGGTCCTGGCGGCGGGCCTTCTGATCGTCTTGGCCGTTTCCATGCTGCTGGGGCGCTATCCCGGGCCCGGCTTGAGCTCGCCGGCCGCCATCCTGCACGATCCGTTGGCGCTCGATCTCGTCGCCAGCCTCCGCCTGCCGCGCATCGCCGCCGCCGTCCTGCTGGGCATGGTCCTTTCGGCCTCGGGGCTCGTCTTCCAAATGCTCTTTCGCAACCCGCTCGTCGACTCGGGATTCCTGGGCGTCTCCCAGGGCGCTGCCTTTGGCGCCTCGGCGGCGATCATCTTCGCCGCCGGCTCGGCGGCCGCCGTCCAGGCCGGCGCGGCTCTCTTTGCCTTCCTGGGATTGGCCATGAGCTACGCCTTGTCGCGCCGGATCCGATTCGGCGGCGGCATCCTGCGTTTGGTCCTGGCCGGTATCGCCGTAGCTTCGCTCTTTTCGGCCGGCACGGGCATGCTCAAGTATCTGGCCGACCCGCATCGGCAACTGCCCGACATCACCTTTTGGATGCTCGGCGGGCTCTGGAACATCACCTGGCCGGACGTCCTGGAGATGCTGCCGGTCAGCCTGGCCGCCCTGACCCTGATGTTTCTGATGCGCTGGCGGCTGAACCTGCTGGCTTTGCTCGAAGAGACGGCCTTCTCACTGGGGGCCGCGCCGCGGCGGGAGCGCCTCGTGCTTCTCATCGCCGCAGTCGCCGCGACCGCGGCCGTCGTGGCCAAAGCCGGACAGATCACATGGGTGGGCTTGGTCATCCCCCATATCGCGCGCCGCCTGGCCGGCTCCGACGCCCAGAAAGCCTTTCCCGTCTCTCTCGTCCTAGGCGGCCTCTTCGTCCTCGTCTGCGATGACCTTTCGCGCACCCTGCTCAGCGGCGAGATCCCGCTCGGCATCCTGACCTCGCTCTTCGGCACGGTCGCTTTCCTGATCCTGCTCATCAAGCAGCGCCCGGGAGTCCGCAATTGAACCCGGCCGATCCGATCGTCGTCGTGGAAGGCGTCTCGTTCGCCTATGGGCCGGGCGCGCCGAGCGTCTTGTCCGGAGTGTCCTGGCGATTCCGCCGGTCCGCCGTAACGGCCTTGCTGGGTCCCAACGGATCCGGCAAGACGACCCTGCTGAATCTCATCCTGGGCTGGCTGACCCCGGCGAGCGGCCGCATCATGATCAACGGCCGGGAGCCGGCCTCGTCCACGCGGCGAGAGTGGAGCCGCCAGGTGGGCTTCGTCCCCCAGGACGAGGCTCCCGCCTTCGAGCTGGAGCTCGGGGAACACGTCCTGCTCGGGCGGGCTCCTCATCTGGCGCTGTTGGAAAGACCGGGCGAAGCCGACCGGGCCGCCGCCGCCGCCGCCTTGGAACGGACGGGGTTGACAGCGCTTCGAGATCGGGCCGTGCACGCCTTGAGCGGGGGCGAACGGCAGCTGGCCGCGATCGCCCGCGTCCTGGCCCAGGCTCCCGACGTCTATCTCCTGGACGAGCCCCTATCTCACCTCGACTTGGCCAACACCCGCCGGATTCTGAAGATTCTGGAGTCCATCCGGAAGGAGGGCCGGACCGTCATCCTGACCACACACGATCCCAATATCGCGGCGCTCGTAGCGGACGAAGCCATTCTCCTGCGCGGCGGCGAGATCGCGGCGGGGGGCCCTCCCGTCGATGTCTTGACTGAGGAACGGCTGGGGTTTGTTTACGGAGTCCCGGTCGACGTCCGCATGATCGAAGGCCGTCCGGTCGTCCTGCCGCGCCTTTAAAAGAGCCGCCCGGGACGACGATCAGGCCGGCGGATAGGCCGCTTCCAAATCGTCCAGGAGGCGGTGGAAGCGCTCGTGGCTCCCTCCCCCGATGATCTCGTCCTCGACCCGTTCGAACTCCTTCGACAGCCCGGCCTGGACGGACTTCGCCAGAAGCCGATCGGCCATGGGATAGAGGATGAAGTCCTCCTTGTCGATGTGCGGGCCGAGGAGTGCGGCGTAGCCGCGAGCCTGGGCGACGAAGTCCGCCGCCGCCGCCCGATCCTTCCGCTTCAGCCCCGGTAGGGCGGCAGCGGCCTTCCGGACAAGCTCCCGCCCTCGCGTGTGCTCGGCTTTCATGACGCCGATCGGGCCGCCTTGATCGGGGACACCGGCGGCCACCATGGCCGGGAAGAGCAGGTCCTCTTCCTTGCCGTGGTGGCACTTGTCGGCAAAGACCCGGATAAATTCGACGGCGGCGTCCAGATGGGCCGGATCGACGGGGCTCCCGGCCTCGATCCGAGCGCAAGCCCGGGTCAGGATGCCCAGCATACGCTTGATGGCCTGATGTTCAATTTTAAGCTCTTCGGTTGGTGTCGGCATGGTCGCCCCCGATCAAAGGATCTTGCCGCTCGTCGTCGGCTTGGGCGTCTTGACGACGAGGACGCGGACCCGGGTCATGCTTTCGTTCAGGATGCGGTGGGGAACGAGGGCCGGGCTGTCGACCAGAGTCCACGGCGCAATCGTCCGGCGTTCGCCTCCGACCTCGACCGTGGGCTCTCCTTCCAGGGCGAAGAAGAACGCGTCCACGGGCGTTCTATGGAGCTTGAGGGATTGCCCCGGCTCCAGGGTAATCATCACGGCCGCCACGTGCTCGGTATCGTGCAGCGGCCGGACGCTGACTCCGTGCGGGTTTTCGGCCTCGGGCGCCAGCAGGGCTTGAATCATTTTCATCTTGTCCTCCGAACTTGGGATTTCAAGCCCAGCATAATCCGGAAGCCCGCTCGGGTCTTTGACTTCGATCAAATCCGGCCGGATCAGGGCCCGTTCAGGCGTAATGGGCGTCGAGCACCGCTTTCCACTCCTCGACGGTGCGGACGGCCACGAAGGCCATCCGGATGCGCTTGGGATGCGGATGAAGCCGGC harbors:
- a CDS encoding excinuclease ABC subunit UvrA, translating into MTPPLPTLPSIRVRGARQNNLRSLDTDIPHDRLTVVTGVSGSGKSSLAFDVVFREAQRRYLESFSASARLVMGKLLRPEVDHIDGLRPAVAVSQRTTASGPRSTVGTLTELLDLLRLLMARIGRPPAGFPLKLERSLFSFNSPRGACPACRGLGVEDAIDPGLIIADPAKTIRQGALALTTPAGYIIYSQVTMDVLDVVCRAHGFDVDTPWQNLDEEARRIVLHGSDRVRIPFGKHPLESRLRWTGITARPRQEGTYKGILPVMEAILRTKRNDGILRYARTMPCAACAGRRLRPEALQVLFRGRSIADWTRLTIGRLAADFQGLTFEPGEAAAGEAVQRALIERAAILLRLGLGHLALDRPSSTLSGGEAQRIRLAGRAGSGLRGVLYVLDEPTAGLHPSETARLVDVLWTLRDAGNTVLVVEHDEDVIRAADHVIELGPGPGPAGGTVVFAGPPGERPLAVAATGFAPTRPGTGALIVRNARLRNLRSVTAELLTGALNAVCGPAGSGKSTLVREVLAARLRTGAFGPGLDADGVDVPFPRFRLIEIDQTPIGRTPRSNPATYTGVSDRIRDLFAASPEAVARGFGRGRFSFNTPGGRCERCLGAGWESVGMHFLGDVDVPCPACETRRFNPATLEVKVRGRDIHEVLEMTVDEAAVFFPEPERLSRDLGWMSRLGLGYLKLGQSSTTLSGGEAQRVRLAAELMRPETGTMIFLLEEPTTGLHRRDTDALLTALDDLVRRGHTVIAIENDPWFLKSVDRLIELGPGSGPDGGSIVFAGRPADAACRADSPIGRSLAGLFAAPKDAPRPIAPRRTKSVRTETAREPICLTGVTTHNLRSIRAEFPFEKLTVVAGPSGSGKSSLAFDTLFAESRRCFLESFSTYVRDRLDPGEKADFESARGLTPPLAVGPRTAGRHPRSTVGTMTEIHDYARLLYSRAGRDEAGNEPPGLSAAHFSFNTEEGACPCCGGLGRLAAADPEALITDPAKPLVDGAMNGTKTGRFYGDPFGRHIAALKAAGMAAGIDFSLPYQALSPEARRLAFRGTDDTVYDIVWSYKRGNRQGDFNFRGPWPGFAGLIEEEYARKHGDSRGESLKMFLQNAPCPECGGRRLKREALAVTFGGLSLPGFSALSIEDAEARLSENEVLDTLGPKARAAAEALWPEILRRLGLLRQVGLGYLSLDRRAETLSGGEHQRLRLASLWGARLTGVTFVLDEPTRGLHARDTERLISSLRGLVGARNTVVVVEHDLDVISAADQVIELGPGAGKAGGLITAQGSPAALRADPASSTGHALRSAGNRPAPLPADPAPGLIVRGARANNLHRIDVEIPARALTVVSGVSGSGKSSLVKGVLLATAEAGRPIECLSVEGLSRYAQVVSVGQEPLGASPLATAATYLRVFDQIRGLFAETDDARRLGLGKRHFSYLTAAGRCPACEGSGVIRPGLDFLAETEAICPSCAGLRYRPEVLEARCQGLTIADVLALPLEKAGLVFEDRLVRDAVRAAGETGLGYLQLGRTLDTLSDGEAQRLRLTEALMKPSPGETLYLFDEPTAGLQAAEVEGLARIFAGLLGRGHTLVAVEHDLDLIARAYRIIDLGPEGGNAGGRIVAIGTPSEVAAAADSATGAALRRRFGYGQNAPN
- a CDS encoding ABC transporter substrate-binding protein; its protein translation is MPIKTMRRIAGAAAILGASLALLPVAGHASAIGQSPLAFTDAAGRQVKLAGPPRRIVVIGDGPYILAHLLYMFPEGRARMIAMERKGRTASEFLPLVDPEFAKKTFLDPNPGPEQIAGLHPDLVLTRGSVPDPKAESLAAIGIPVAQLGLETPAEYERDLKTLGLLLDNPKRAEEIAAYYRGRRTAVESGLAGLADAAKPRVLLAMAIARAGKVAVQVPARSWMQTLQVQAGGGLPVWLDSAHPATGWTVINLEQIAAWNPDQIYIVFWHSMDPGKALEDFKADSRWAALKAVRVGRLMAFPADIYGWDTPDPRWILGLTWLAARIHPDKFPSYDAGAEMDLFYGTLYGMNHAEVEAKIKPAVKTDLR
- a CDS encoding iron ABC transporter permease; its protein translation is MKRAFAVLAAGLLIVLAVSMLLGRYPGPGLSSPAAILHDPLALDLVASLRLPRIAAAVLLGMVLSASGLVFQMLFRNPLVDSGFLGVSQGAAFGASAAIIFAAGSAAAVQAGAALFAFLGLAMSYALSRRIRFGGGILRLVLAGIAVASLFSAGTGMLKYLADPHRQLPDITFWMLGGLWNITWPDVLEMLPVSLAALTLMFLMRWRLNLLALLEETAFSLGAAPRRERLVLLIAAVAATAAVVAKAGQITWVGLVIPHIARRLAGSDAQKAFPVSLVLGGLFVLVCDDLSRTLLSGEIPLGILTSLFGTVAFLILLIKQRPGVRN
- a CDS encoding ABC transporter ATP-binding protein, whose protein sequence is MNPADPIVVVEGVSFAYGPGAPSVLSGVSWRFRRSAVTALLGPNGSGKTTLLNLILGWLTPASGRIMINGREPASSTRREWSRQVGFVPQDEAPAFELELGEHVLLGRAPHLALLERPGEADRAAAAAALERTGLTALRDRAVHALSGGERQLAAIARVLAQAPDVYLLDEPLSHLDLANTRRILKILESIRKEGRTVILTTHDPNIAALVADEAILLRGGEIAAGGPPVDVLTEERLGFVYGVPVDVRMIEGRPVVLPRL
- a CDS encoding hemerythrin domain-containing protein, coding for MPTPTEELKIEHQAIKRMLGILTRACARIEAGSPVDPAHLDAAVEFIRVFADKCHHGKEEDLLFPAMVAAGVPDQGGPIGVMKAEHTRGRELVRKAAAALPGLKRKDRAAAADFVAQARGYAALLGPHIDKEDFILYPMADRLLAKSVQAGLSKEFERVEDEIIGGGSHERFHRLLDDLEAAYPPA
- a CDS encoding cupin domain-containing protein → MKMIQALLAPEAENPHGVSVRPLHDTEHVAAVMITLEPGQSLKLHRTPVDAFFFALEGEPTVEVGGERRTIAPWTLVDSPALVPHRILNESMTRVRVLVVKTPKPTTSGKIL